A genome region from Bacteroidota bacterium includes the following:
- the larC gene encoding nickel pincer cofactor biosynthesis protein LarC — MKIAYLDTIAGIAGDMTLAAFVNAGMPLDELSSELKKLPLNGFELIGRHVMRNSISAVHIDVAISHTPHYHRHLKDINAIIDGSTLSQRVKEDAKSIFHVIGEAEAKVHNTTLEKIHFHEVGALDSIVDIVGVAICLEKFGIERVYTSPVRLGSGGLVKTQHGVMPTPAPATMEILRNYPTVLTDIPEELTTPTGAGIVKALSAGVLDDEEIHAETIGYGSGTKEFAQIPNLLRIVIGELESHTGHEQIVTVETNIDDMNPQVYPYLIDKLIEAGAHDAYLIPIIMKKGRPGILLSVMTGKSRLETITHIIYKETSTIGLRIQEIGRRRLPREHVEVQTQFGPVKAKAVTRNGSVTLSPEFEECRRIAGERGIPLLRVQEELLREFSSRKS; from the coding sequence ATGAAAATCGCATATCTCGATACCATCGCGGGCATTGCCGGCGACATGACGCTTGCGGCATTCGTTAACGCGGGAATGCCGCTCGACGAACTCTCCTCCGAACTGAAGAAGCTTCCTCTCAACGGCTTCGAGCTGATCGGCAGGCATGTGATGCGCAACTCCATCAGTGCCGTGCATATCGACGTTGCCATCTCTCACACACCGCATTATCACCGCCATCTCAAAGACATCAATGCCATCATTGATGGCAGCACGTTATCGCAACGAGTAAAGGAAGATGCGAAATCGATCTTTCACGTCATAGGCGAAGCGGAGGCAAAGGTTCACAACACAACGTTGGAAAAGATTCATTTCCATGAAGTTGGCGCGCTGGATTCAATAGTCGATATCGTCGGCGTTGCGATATGCCTCGAGAAATTCGGAATCGAGAGAGTCTATACATCACCTGTCCGGCTCGGCAGCGGCGGGTTGGTCAAAACGCAGCATGGCGTTATGCCGACACCGGCTCCGGCGACGATGGAAATACTGAGAAACTATCCGACGGTCTTAACCGACATCCCGGAAGAGTTGACTACGCCGACCGGCGCAGGAATCGTGAAGGCGCTGTCGGCGGGAGTGCTGGATGATGAAGAGATTCATGCAGAAACGATCGGCTACGGGTCGGGCACAAAAGAATTCGCGCAAATTCCCAACCTGCTCCGCATCGTTATTGGCGAGCTTGAATCACACACCGGGCACGAGCAGATTGTCACCGTCGAAACCAATATCGACGATATGAACCCGCAAGTCTATCCCTATCTTATCGACAAGCTCATCGAAGCCGGCGCGCATGACGCTTATCTAATTCCGATAATTATGAAGAAGGGACGTCCCGGTATTCTGCTTTCTGTGATGACGGGGAAATCGCGTCTCGAAACAATCACGCACATCATCTATAAGGAAACGTCCACTATCGGGCTGCGGATTCAGGAGATCGGGAGAAGAAGATTGCCGCGTGAGCATGTGGAAGTTCAGACACAATTCGGGCCCGTGAAAGCAAAAGCCGTCACGCGTAACGGATCTGTCACCCTCTCGCCGGAGTTTGAGGAATGCCGTCGGATTGCCGGCGAGCGCGGAATACCGCTTCTCCGGGTTCAGGAGGAACTGCTGAGGGAATTTTCTTCGCGAAAATCCTGA
- a CDS encoding DUF1801 domain-containing protein produces MKGNSKAKTPREYINGLAEPRKSELAELNKLIQKTTGLKPMIFYGMIGYGKFHYKYPSGREGDWVSIALASQKNYISLYACMSTNNGYIAESYKAKLPKASIGRSCVRFKKLADVDTKVLAALLKENNRAFLKKKGK; encoded by the coding sequence ATGAAAGGAAATTCCAAAGCCAAAACTCCCCGCGAGTATATCAACGGGCTGGCAGAGCCGAGAAAATCCGAGCTTGCCGAGCTGAACAAGTTGATTCAGAAAACCACCGGCCTCAAGCCGATGATCTTTTACGGCATGATCGGGTACGGGAAGTTCCATTACAAATATCCTTCAGGCAGGGAAGGGGATTGGGTTTCGATTGCGCTTGCAAGCCAGAAGAACTACATCTCACTCTATGCTTGTATGTCCACCAACAACGGCTACATCGCCGAATCGTACAAAGCAAAACTGCCGAAGGCGAGTATCGGCAGAAGTTGCGTCCGTTTCAAGAAGCTTGCAGATGTTGACACGAAAGTGTTGGCGGCGTTGTTGAAGGAGAACAACAGGGCTTTTCTGAAGAAGAAGGGGAAGTGA